AGTGTAACGCATCCAAAACCAAATTTTGTGTATGAGTATTGATTTTAATAGTACCTTCTTTTAAAAGAGACACAATAGATGCGTGATCTTTTAATATTTGGAATTCACCATTAAGACCAGGAAGCGTTACAGAATCAACTTCTGAACTGAACAAAGTAGCTTCTGGTGATACAATTTCTAAATACATATTTAAACTTGTTTAAATACCCTGAATTTATTTCAGGGTCTTTTAATGTTTATTCGAGTTTCAATTTAAGGGATACTGAAACAAGTTCAGCATTAGCTTCGGCTTACGCCTCAGCTAGCATTTTCTCTCCAGACTCAATAGCTTCTTCAATAGTACCTTTAAGGTTAAACGCAGCTTCTGGTAAGTGATCTAATTCACCATCCATAATCATGTTAAATCCTTTAATGGTTTCTTTAATGTCTACTAAAACACCTGGGATGCCTGTAAATTGTTCTGCTACGTGAAAAGGTTGGGATAAGAAACGTTGCACACGTCTTGCACGTCCTACAGCTAATTTATCATCCTCAGAAAGCTCTTCCATACCAAGAATAGCAATAATATCTTGTAATTCTTTGTAGCGTTGTAACAACTCTTTCACACGTTGTGCACAAGCATAATGATCTTTACCTAAAATATCGGCAGTTAAAATTCTAGAAGTAGAATCTAACGGGTCTACCGCAGGATAAATACCTAACTCAGCAATTTTACGTGATAATACAGTCGTAGCATCTAAGTGGGCAAACGTTGTTGCAGGCGCAGGATCCGTTAAATCATCCGCAGGTACGTAAACCGCTTGTACCGATGTAATAGAACCTCTTTTTGTTGAAGTAATACGCTCTTGCATAGCTCCCATCTCGGTTGCTAAAGTTGGTTGGTAACCTACTGCAGATGGCATACGGCCTAATAATGCAGATACCTCAGAACCCGCTTGTGTAAAACGGAAAATGTTATCTACGAAGAAAAGTACGTCTTTACCTTGTCCTTCACCAGCACCATCACGGAAATATTCTGCAATTGTTAAACCAGATAAGGCAACACGTGCACGTGCTCCAGGTGGCTCGTTCATTTGACCAAATACGAAAGTCGCTTTAGATTCTTTCATTTTAGATTTATCAACTTTAGATAAATCCCATCCGCCTTCTTCCATAGAATGCATGAAATCATCACCATAGCGAATAATTCCAGACTCTAACATCTCTCTTAAAAGGTCATTTCCTTCACGAGTTCTTTCTCCTACACCAGCAAATACTGATAATCCACCATGTCCTTTTGCAATATTGTTAATCAACTCTTGAATCAGTACTGTTTTACCTACACCAGCACCACCAAATAAACCAATTTTACCTCCTTTTGCATAAGGCTCAATTAAGTCGATTACTTTAATACCCGTAAATAAAACTTCGGTAGAAGTTGATAAATCTTCAAATTTAGGTGCTTGACGGTGAATTGGCAACCCAGCATTTCCAGCTTTAGGTAAATCTCCAAGACCATCGATAGCATCTCCAATTACATTAAACAAACGTCCGTAAACATCATCGCCAATAGGCATTTGTATAGGCGCTCCAGTTGCAATAACTTCAGTACCTCTGCTTAAACCGTCTGATGAGTCCATAGCAATAGTACGTACTGTATCTTCACCAATGTGAGATTGCACTTCTAATACTAATAAAGAACCGTCAGGTCTTTTAATTTCTAATGAATCATAAATTTTTGGAAGTTCAGAACCAGCACCGAATT
This genomic window from Mariniflexile sp. TRM1-10 contains:
- the atpD gene encoding F0F1 ATP synthase subunit beta, with amino-acid sequence MSKVTGKVAQIVGPVIDVEFGAGSELPKIYDSLEIKRPDGSLLVLEVQSHIGEDTVRTIAMDSSDGLSRGTEVIATGAPIQMPIGDDVYGRLFNVIGDAIDGLGDLPKAGNAGLPIHRQAPKFEDLSTSTEVLFTGIKVIDLIEPYAKGGKIGLFGGAGVGKTVLIQELINNIAKGHGGLSVFAGVGERTREGNDLLREMLESGIIRYGDDFMHSMEEGGWDLSKVDKSKMKESKATFVFGQMNEPPGARARVALSGLTIAEYFRDGAGEGQGKDVLFFVDNIFRFTQAGSEVSALLGRMPSAVGYQPTLATEMGAMQERITSTKRGSITSVQAVYVPADDLTDPAPATTFAHLDATTVLSRKIAELGIYPAVDPLDSTSRILTADILGKDHYACAQRVKELLQRYKELQDIIAILGMEELSEDDKLAVGRARRVQRFLSQPFHVAEQFTGIPGVLVDIKETIKGFNMIMDGELDHLPEAAFNLKGTIEEAIESGEKMLAEA
- a CDS encoding F0F1 ATP synthase subunit epsilon, whose protein sequence is MYLEIVSPEATLFSSEVDSVTLPGLNGEFQILKDHASIVSLLKEGTIKINTHTQNLVLDALHSEVVPRKDDPKVLTLKINSGTIEMKDNKVIVLVD